Proteins from a genomic interval of Liolophura sinensis isolate JHLJ2023 chromosome 3, CUHK_Ljap_v2, whole genome shotgun sequence:
- the LOC135464010 gene encoding zinc metalloproteinase nas-26-like, translated as MLFTAVLALVVSSSFSYVLKDRSSEFRANPSDFRAARHVVERTWDFSTCAPGSRLKLGGKVLNKRNLALTTLDAVKLAPLLHQETFEDRMDVWCKLAKMEVKAARGLGKNHVDFDVEELDKFQGDIVVDKEFVDILLGAYDEQSGENGDREGRARLKRATTIYEQFYWDSEIRWQFSPVGLDSSLKNDIRQGFNFIQDNTCVRFREFPASPNLIGAHVTVKNSTRCGAVVGKRGERSHDLLISESCSGIGTVLHEIGHVLGLFHEHTRPDRDLYLNINTENVWDGATYLHLINDSGTFTYSKTLGIPYDYASVMHYSAYAFSKNSLPTISPKDPIMEQVLGQRETMSFFDVKFINTMYACAGKCGVNSLEWNFCKNGGYRDPNDCDRCKCPSGFAPPSCAEISPGINANCGQRELVATEVEKTLTSPGYPSGYPGRADCAWIIRAPRDQRLRLQFKGEFHVEPHSLTCRAFVEVRYKDVTLAGAREVWRMYARRSSD; from the exons ATGCTGTTCACTGCTGTTCTGGCCTTAGTGGTATCTTCGTCATTTTCCTATGTCCTGAAAGACCGCAGCTCGGAGTTCCGGGCAAATCCGTCGGATTTCCGGGCAGCTCGACATGTGGTGGAGAGGACCTGGGATTTCTCGACATGCGCCCCGGGCAGCAGACTGAAGCTTGGGGGAAAAGTGCTGAATAAAAGAAATCTTGCCTTAACAACTTTAGACGCG GTAAAACTAGCGCCGTTACTTCATCAGGAGACGTTTGAGGACCGGATGGACGTCTGGTGTAAACTGGCCAAGATGGAGGTCAAAGCTGCCAGAGGCCTCGGGAAGAATCAT GTAGATTTTGATGTCGAAGAACTAGATAAGTTTCAAGGCGATATAGTGGTTGACAAGGAATTCGTGGACATACTATTGGGTGCTTACGATGAACAATCTGGAGAAAATGGCGACCGCGAAGGCAGAGCCAGACTCAAACGTGCCACGACCATATACGAGCAGTTTTATTGGGACAGCGAAATTCGATGGCAGTTTTCGCCTGTTGGGCTCG ATTCGTCATTGAAAAACGATATCCGACAAGGCTTTAACTTCATCCAGGATAACACGTGCGTCAGATTTCGGGAATTTCCGGCCAGCCCGAATCTTATTGGTGCGCATGTCACGGTCAAGAACTCTACCCG ATGCGGGGCGGTCGTAGGGAAAAGGGGTGAGAGATCACATGATCTGTTGATTTCTGAGTCGTGTTCTGGG ATTGGAACAGTTCTGCACGAGATAGGGCACGTGCTGGGGTTGTTCCACGAGCACACGCGGCCGGACAGGGACCTGTACTTGAACATCAACACCGAAAACGTCTGGGACGGGGCAACTTACCTACATCTGATCAACGACTCTGGCACTTTCACTTATAGTAAAACCCTGGGAATACCCTACGACTATGCGTCCGTCATGCACTACTCCGCCTat gCATTTTCAAAGAATAGTCTTCCGACTATTAGTCCCAAAGACCCCATTATGGAACAAGTCCTTGGCCAGCGGGAGACCATGTCCTTTTTCGATGTGAAGTTTATTAACACGATGTACGCATGCGCAG GTAAATGCGGTGTAAACTCGTTGGAATGGAACTTTTGTAAAAATGGCGGCTACCGGGATCCGAATGACTGCGACCGGTGTAAATGTCCATCAGGGTTCGCGCCGCCATCTTGCGCCGAGATATCACCAGGGATTAATG CAAACTGTGGTCAGAGGGAATTGGTGGCCACTGAAGTAGAGAAGACTCTGACGTCACCAGGCTACCCCAGTGGCTATCCCGGAAGAGCGGACTGCGCATGGATCATCAGA GCGCCGCGTGATCAGAGGCTTAGACTTCAGTTCAAAGGAGAGTTCCATGTTGAGCCTCACTCGTTGACCTGTCGGGCTTTCGTCGAGGTTAGATACAAAGACGTCACCCTTGCTGGAGCCAG AGAGGTGTGGCGGATGTACGCTAGACGCAGCTCTGACTGA